A segment of the Capnocytophaga sp. ARDL2 genome:
TTCGTTTTAGCGTTATGGACAGATGAGTATCAAATAAAATTGAGATAAGGATGATTAGTAAGTTAGTTCGTTTATACCGTAAGTTTTTTTGGACAGATGAAAAATTTGCCAGGTTTGTAGGAGTTAAAATAGGTGAAAATTGTGCTATTGCAACAAGAAGTTTTGGTTCGGAGCCTTATCTGATAGAAATAGGCAATAATGTGCAAATTACCAAAGGAGTTTCTTTTGCTAATCACGGAGGTTCTTGGGTATTGAGAAAATACGATTCTAAATTTGATTTTTTTGGAAAGATAAAAATTGGTAATAATGTGTATATTGGCAACAATGCTATTGTTTTGGCTGGGGTTACTATAGGAAATGATGTACTTATAGCAGCTGGAAGCGTTGTTACAAAAAGTGTTTCAGATGGTTGTATTGTCGGTGGTAATCCAGCGAGAGTTATAGGAAATATTGAATCTTTTTATGAAAAAAGTAAACCATATAATGTACAAGCAAAAGGTTTGAGTTATCAAGAAAAAATGGAGTTGTTGTTATCGTTAGAAGAGAGTAAGTTTATAAAAAAATAAACTATAGTAGAATGTAAAAAAATGAGAGAATTATCGGGGCTTTTTTTGTTATTAGTATCATTATATACTACATTATCTGTTTTTTCTCTAATGAAGAGAGGAAGATTTTCTGGATATCTATATGTGATATTTATCGTACTTATTTTTTTTGTGTCTCATTCTATTTTAGATACTTTTGGACAAATAGTTTTTTTAGATTATTATCCAGAAATTATTAAAACATTAGAAGACGATACTGTTGCTATAGTGTACGATATTTATATTTCATTATTTCTAATTTTATTAGTAAAAGGAGCAAAAAAGAATATAAATAATGAAAGAAAAATTATATTTGACAATATCGCAAGGGAAACAGGAATGAGATTATATATATTATTTAAAAAATATAATTTCATTTTTTGGTTTATTTTTATTCTTCCTTTATTGGTTACTTTATTAATAGGAGATTATGGATATTATTCTTCTTATTTAGAAAGGTATTTTATTGAGGATGTACCAGAATCTCATTCGATAATTGATAAGTTAGTCCTTATTGGAGTTTTATTAGGAGGATTTATGGCGGTTTCCGTACTGTACAAGAAAAAAATGAATCCTCGAAGTGTTGTATTACCAACAATGCTCTTTATTTTTGTTGTAGAAGGTGTTTATTTTTGGATTTATGGGAAAAGGAGTATTGTAGTTCTATTTTTCGTTTTATACATAATCCTTTTGTCGATAACAAAGGCGATTTCTACCAAAAAACTTTTGAGATATGTTTTTATTATATTCGTTTTTTTTATTTCCTTTATGAATTTTTACGGAAAAGGGATAAAAGAAAATATAGAAGAAACTTATGTAGGGATGCGTGTGGATTTTGGTCGTGATTACGGATTAAAGTATGCTATACATAATGATTTGATATTAGATAGAAATATAGTGCCTTATAAAATGGCTTCATTTATTTTTACGGGAACTTTTTTTCTCCCTAGAGAAATATGGGCAGAGAAGCCTCATCCTTATGCTGTTTATTTTACAAATTCAGCATTTGGAAATTTTGGAGAAAGTCGTATGTATGGATGGGGGCTAACTACCTCTATACTTTCGGAAGCAATATCCAATATAGGATTTTTAGGTTTGTTTATTGGACCTTATATCATATTATATATATTGAAAAGAGAGGTGAGGAGTTCTAATCCCTTTTTTAAACTGTTCTCTATTTTAGTAGCAATCCTTTTATTGCTATTAGAAATAATTGCATTTATGCCTTTGTTTTTACTGTATTTGTGGATGTTACTAAAAGAAAAAAAGAGTCATAATTTTAGAATTTAATAACAATATTAAATATGAAAAAGGTTGTGTTTTTTGTGTCACATTTAGATAGCGGTGGAATAGAAAATTATTTGCTGAGATTTTTGCAATATAAAGCCAATTCTTTTTCAGAAATTGTAGTTTTTTGTAAGAGTGGTAAAGATGGGCAGTTAGATAATGAGTATTTACAAATTCCTAATGTAAAATTAAAAAAACAATATATTAGTTTTTTCCATCCTTTACACTATATAAATCTAATACAGTTTTTTAAACAAGAAAAATTTGATGTGGTTTGTGATTTTACAGGAAATTTTGCAGGACTTGTACTTTGGAGTGCAAAACAAGCAAAAATAAAAAATCGTATTGCATTTTATAGAGGAGCTACTGACCATTTTGCACAAAGTTTTTTCAAAACAAAATATAATGATTTTGTAAAGAATAAAGTTTTAAAAACAGCTACACATATCTTGGCTAATTCACAAGCTGCATTAGATTATTTCTTTGGAAGTAAGAAAGATAAGAGATTTCAAGTGATTTATAATGGATTGGATATTTCTAAATTTGAAGTGGGGAGTACAAACCTTAGAAAAGAGTTTAATATTTCCGAAAACGCTTTTGTAATTGGACATACAGGACGATTGAATGAAGCCAAAAACCATCCAACTATTTTGAAAGTAGCAGAAAAATTAATTAAGAAACATCAAGATATTTATTTCATACTTTGTGGAAATAATGTAAAAAATGGCTTGGAACAAAAGGTCAAAGAATTAGGGATATCTGATAAAGTATTGCTTTTTGAAAATAGAAGAGATATACCGCTGTTTCTCAATACAATGGATACTTATTTTTTCCCGTCTATTACTGAAGGACAACCCAATGCCTTGATTGAGGCGATGATAATGGGACTTCCTTTTGTAGCTTCTGATATTGCACCTATAAAGGAAACCGTTT
Coding sequences within it:
- a CDS encoding glycosyltransferase; the protein is MSHLDSGGIENYLLRFLQYKANSFSEIVVFCKSGKDGQLDNEYLQIPNVKLKKQYISFFHPLHYINLIQFFKQEKFDVVCDFTGNFAGLVLWSAKQAKIKNRIAFYRGATDHFAQSFFKTKYNDFVKNKVLKTATHILANSQAALDYFFGSKKDKRFQVIYNGLDISKFEVGSTNLRKEFNISENAFVIGHTGRLNEAKNHPTILKVAEKLIKKHQDIYFILCGNNVKNGLEQKVKELGISDKVLLFENRRDIPLFLNTMDTYFFPSITEGQPNALIEAMIMGLPFVASDIAPIKETVLEQDNLYNPWDEEGFMKALEQLYFCGKKRNEETKVKIREKFNHKERFEEFYRKLI
- a CDS encoding DapH/DapD/GlmU-related protein; the encoded protein is MISKLVRLYRKFFWTDEKFARFVGVKIGENCAIATRSFGSEPYLIEIGNNVQITKGVSFANHGGSWVLRKYDSKFDFFGKIKIGNNVYIGNNAIVLAGVTIGNDVLIAAGSVVTKSVSDGCIVGGNPARVIGNIESFYEKSKPYNVQAKGLSYQEKMELLLSLEESKFIKK